Proteins encoded in a region of the Coffea eugenioides isolate CCC68of chromosome 4, Ceug_1.0, whole genome shotgun sequence genome:
- the LOC113769011 gene encoding uncharacterized protein LOC113769011: MALFSTYDMVVHYEEKQVRNPNIDPIGYCYLNLLFDVAEKVFGEVPGHLNKLIHMRCQIPKTDRMFDITDDDSVREMFEMHKSGRMINVHVQDMDVIPSYKANQINENGHNTDLNLREKGKDKVCVVAIDDSEGEYSDSSSDSSWLHSMDSDNEKDLDVHSDSGESDMSFSDFDDNEEGALVPYSENEEETDPVQQALKSKLWTYNPKVEIEFKKGQLFTNVDAFRAALKDYVIQKGFPIMRLKNEKSRVTAVCGVEGCKWRIHASPVLDSMTFMIKTYQGEHTCVMDRKNTEATADWIAKKLVPVMRIHPNMSTKGVEAEMIKYGVHPSKWQMYRALTKARNEIEGNHIESYAKLPKYAELIRKYNPQSICKIHYDRPTLLVEPRFLRMFISFKAQRSGFVEGCTPFVGFDGCFLKGAYGGVLLTAVTLDANNSIFPIAFTVAEAENKETWSWFFHYFEEFFGPFTSENGFHGPLTFMSDRQKGLNIAYEERVPVASGRHCCRHIYSNFKAQFPGILLSNLFWRATKSFDVAGHNEAMASIKELNIEARKYLDKIPKITWCRYTFNTGLKCDHVTNNCTESFNAWIGELRGKPILTLVDGLRKKFMKKMHKRYQKGCMLTTAITPKMLGKLQKIGQVSRQYELTMASTDVFEVGDMNKSYIVNLSAKTCDCGAFQISGLPCKHAALGIIYKREKLESYCEHWFSKEKYLKTYSSMIHPIPDEKM; the protein is encoded by the exons ATGGCTCTTTTTTCTACTTATGATATGGTTGTTCACTATGAGGAGAAACAAGTGAGAAATCCAAATATCGATCCAATTGGTTACTGTTACCTTAATCTACTATTTGATGTTGCTGAGAAGGTGTTCGGTGAAGTCCCTGGGCATCTGAATAAGTTAATACATATGAGGTGTCAGATTCCTAAGACAGATCGTATGTTTGATATTACAGATGATGATAGTGTACGTGAAATGTTTGAAATGCATAAGTCTGGAAGAATGATTAATGTGCATGTGCAGGATATGGATGTTATTCCATCTTATAAAGCTAATCAGATAAATGAAAATGGTCATAACACTGATTTGAACttaagagaaaaaggaaaggacaAGGTATGTGTTGTTGCCATTGATGATTCTGAGGGTGAATATAGTGATTCCAGCTCTGATTCAAGCTGGCTGCACAGCATGGATAGTGACAATGAGAAAGATTTAGATGTTCATAGCGATAGTGGTGAATCTGACATGtcattttctgattttgatgACAATGAGGAGGGTGCCTTAGTTCCTTATtctgaaaatgaagaagaaactgACCCTGTTCAGCAAGCTTTGAAATCAAAACTGTGGACGTACAACCCAAAAGTAGAGATAGAGTTTAAGAAAGGTCAACTATTTACTAATGTCGATGCATTTAGAGCAGCTTTAAAGGACTATGTAATTCAGAAAGGATTTCCAATTATGAGACTAAAGAATGAGAAGAGCAGAGTCACTGCTGTTTGTGGTGTTGAAGGGTGCAAATGGAGAATCCATGCATCACCAGTTTTAGATTCCATGACCTTTATGATTAAGACTTATCAAGGTGAACACACATGTGTGATGGACAGGAAGAACACAGAAGCTACAGCTGACTGGATTGCCAAGAAACTAGTTCCAGTCATGAGAATTCACCCCAACATGTCCACCAAAGGGGTAGAAGCTGAGATGATTAAGTATGGTGTGCATCCAAGCAAATGGCAGATGTATAGAGCACTAACTAAAGCAAGAAATGAGATTGAAGGCAATCACATTGAATCGTACGCCAAATTGCCAAAGTATGCAGAGCTGATCAGGAAATACAACCCACAAAGTATCTGCAAAATACATTATGATAGGCCTACTCTTCTTGTTGAGCCTAGATTTCTCAGAATGTTTATTAGTTTCAAAGCTCAAAGAAGTGGATTTGTTGAAGGCTGTACACcttttgttggttttgatgGATGTTTTTTAAAAGGTGCTTATGGTGGTGTGCTTCTCACAGCAGTCACATTAGATGCTAACAATAGCATTTTTCCTATTGCATTTACTGTGGCTGAAGCTGAAAATAAAGAAACCTGGAGTTGGTTTTTTCATTACTTTGAGGAGTTTTTTGGACCATTTACTTCAGAAAATGGTTTTCATGGTCCTCTAACCTTCATGAGTGACAGGCAAAAG GGCTTGAATATAGCTTATGAAGAGAGAGTGCCTGTTGCTAGTGGAAGACATTGCTGTAGGCATATCTACAGTAATTTTAAAGCTCAATTTCCTGGTATTCTGCTTAGTAACTTGTTTTGGAGAGCAACAAAAAGCTTTGATGTTGCAGGACATAATGAAGCCATGGCTAGCATAAAGGAGTTAAACATAGAAGCAAGGAAATACTTGGACAAAATTCCTAAAATAACATGGTGCAGATATACCTTCAATACTGGACTAAAATGTGATCATGTCACAAATAACTGCACTGAGTCCTTCAATGCATGGATAGGTGAGCTAAGAGGGAAGCCCATCTTGACACTTGTTGATGGGCTGAGGAAGAAGttcatgaagaaaatgcataagCGATATCAGAAAGGGTGCATGCTCACCACTGCCATCACACCAAAGATGCTTGGTAAACTACAAAAAATAGGACAAGTATCAAGACAATATGAACTCACTATGGCTTCTACTGATGTATTTGAAGTGGGGGATATGAACAAGTCCTACATAGTCAATTTATCAGCTAAAACTTGTGATTGTGGAGCATTTCAAATTTCAGGCCTTCCTTGTAAACATGCTGCACTAGGGATTATCTACAAGAGAGAAAAGCTGGAATCCTACTGTGAGCATTGGTTCTCAAAAGAGAAGTACTTAAAGACATATTCAAGTATGATTCATCCAATTCCTGATGAGAAAATGTGA
- the LOC113769012 gene encoding cytochrome P450 82A3-like: MAEKYGPVFALRIGMTPALVVSNWELVKDCFTISDKALSSRPESVFAETLCFGNASFGFAPYGPYWREMRKIVFLDLLSTRGLEKVRHIRVSEVDNTMKELFSIFSKANNVDGKSSTASPAKVELRKLFEKFTLNLIVKKVSGMRYSETEEGTLSP; this comes from the exons ATGGCTGAGAAATACGGCCCTGTCTTCGCCTTACGCATTGGTATGACACCAGCCCTTGTCGTGAGCAACTGGGAATTGGTTAAAGATTGCTTTACCATCAGTGACAAAGCCCTTTCCTCACGCCCTGAATCAGTTTTTGCTGAAACTCTTTGTTTTGGCAATGCATCTTTTGGTTTTGCACCGTACGGTCCCTATTGGCGCGAGATGCGAAAGATAGTTTTTCTTGACTTACTTTCAACTCGGGGGCTTGAGAAAGTCAGGCATATCCGAGTCTCAGAGGTCGATAATACCATGAAAGAACTGTTCTCAATTTTCAGTAAGGCCAACAATGTTGATGGGAAAAGTAGTACAGCAAGTCCAGCCAAAGTGGAATTGAGGAAGCTGTTCGAGAAATTCACATTGAATCTTATTGTGAAGAAAGTTTCTGGGATGAGATACAGTGAAACTGAG GAGGGCacattaagtccatga